Proteins from one Penaeus vannamei isolate JL-2024 chromosome 8, ASM4276789v1, whole genome shotgun sequence genomic window:
- the LOC113814307 gene encoding venom phosphodiesterase 2 isoform X2 gives MDSKVLLVAAALNIGLVLPQYVYRKPTQPTLCPPTFDKHPLILVSMDGFKPEYLSRGRTPTIQALANRGVRSPYMKPSFPTATIPNHYTIATGMYPPSHGIVANKFYDPVFGTEFRIGVAPESFKKRYWGGEPIWKTAENQGVRAGTYYWPGSEVDGNQPSYWFRYNESVPFESRVEQVLAWLDLPPAQRPQFMTLYMHEPDRTGHNFGPAAPEVDAMLTRVDSIVRLLVDGLEKRKLFSCTNLIILSDHGMSEAGQDKAVYLDQYIPNLENRTRFWDGVFSRFTPNDGSQTTKTQMLNALSCKRQELRVYDKKDLPVRWHIGNQRRVEDIVLDLNPGYSAGADKTFEADNGDHGYDYFFADMNALFLAHGPSFHRNVEVEAFQNIELYNLMCHLLGVTPAPNNGTWGSLHHLLVNPPPYPITTQEFPPPVMATPHEESLGYGSLKPLCEGDFDKDFEYLEVLKEAEEELPQVFDAHLPFGVPKMGAVRNNVALLTQPNFITAYSPLLKMPLWTSFTVSQPSYGGRRFPWRSDQRLAMSQRSSCYQYLHLLAQGYSQQPLFPPEFNCHEDSSQLPFLMSNAIPQTPRLTQRWQQLLYLVNSWVRNYGVLNVLTGPVFDHDGDTFADDLFTVRNPIGGLALPTHKFLVVSRCIVWVRHMKDCPPVYVDALAFVYPQTTAVSNCLSSEQYARKYSASVQDVEKITGLSLFPSFSYKDQVRLQVRVHSNIWGRESWSNRLFSDVFGTFL, from the exons ATCCTCGTGTCGATGGACGGGTTCAAGCCAGAGTACCTGAGCCGCGGAAGGACGCCCACCATCCAGGCCCTCGCTAACAGGGGCGTGAGGTCTCCCTACATGAAGCCTTCCTTCCCTACGGCTACGATACCCAATCACTATACGATAGCTACG GGAATGTACCCGCCCTCCCACGGTATCGTCGCCAACAAATTCTACGACCCCGTCTTCGGAACCGAGTTTCGCATCGGCGTCGCCCCAGAGAGCTTCAAGAAACGCTACTGGGGCGGTGAACCCATCTGGAAAACGGCCGAAAACCAG GGCGTGCGCGCGGGGACCTACTACTGGCCTGGTTCGGAGGTGGACGGGAACCAGCCTTCGTACTGGTTCCGCTATAATGAGAGCGTTCCGTTTGAGTCCCGCGTCGAGCAG GTGCTGGCCTGGCTTGACCTCCCCCCTGCACAGCGACCGCAGTTCATGACGCTGTACATGCACGAACCGGACCGAACGGGGCACAACTTCGGTCCTGCGGCTCCTGAG GTCGACGCGATGTTAACCCGCGTGGATTCGATCGTGAGGCTCCTCGTAGACGGATTGGAGAAGCGGAAACTCTTCTCCTGCACGAATCTCATCATCTTATCCGACCACGGGATGTCGGAAGCCGGGCAGGACAAGGCGGTGTATCTGGACCAGTATATTCCGAATCTCGAGAACCGGACGAGGTTCTGGGACGGCGTCTTCAGCAGGTTCACCCCCAACGACGGCTCTCAGA CCACGAAGACCCAGATGCTGAACGCTCTCTCCTGCAAGAGACAAGAGCTAAGAGTCTACGACAAAAAGGATCTCCCAGTTAG ATGGCACATCGGAAACCAGCGCCGAGTGGAGGACATCGTGCTCGACCTCAACCCAGGCTACAGCGCAGGAGCCGACAAGACGTTCGAGGCCGACAATGGAGATCACGGCTACGATTACTTCTTTGCTgatatgaat GCTCTCTTCTTAGCTCACGGCCCGTCGTTCCATCGCAACGTTGAGGTAGAAGCTTTCCAGAACATCGAACTTTACAACCTCATGTGCCACCTCCTGGGCGTGACACCCGCTCCCAACAACGGCACTTGGGGGTCTCTTCACCACTTGCTCGTTAATCCGCCGCCTTATCCAATTACTACgcag GAATTCCCGCCTCCAGTGATGGCCACGCCCCACGAGGAAAGTTTAGGATACGGTTCCTTGAAGCCCCTTTGCGAGGGGGACTTCGACAAGGACTTCGAGTACCTGGAGGTCCtgaaggaggccgaggaggagcttCCTCAGGTGTTCGATGCTCACCTGCCCTTTGGTGTGCCGAAGATGGGAGCCGTCAGGAACAACGTCGCCTTGCTAACCCAGCCCAACTTTATTACAG cCTATTCCCCCCTCTTGAAAATGCCTCTCTGGACGAGCTTCACCGTCAGCCAACCCAGCTACGGCGGCAGGAGGTTCCCCTGGAGGAGTGACCAGAGGCTGGCGATGAGCCAAAGGTCCTCCTGCTACCAGTACCTGCACCTCCTCGCGCAAGGATACTCCCAGCAGCCCCTCTTTCCGCCAG agtTCAACTGCCACGAGGATTCGAGTCAGCTGCCCTTCCTGATGAGCAACGCCATCCCGCAGACCCCGAGGCTGACGCAGCGGTGGCAGCAGCTCCTGTACCTCGTGAATTCTTGGGTCAGAAATTACGGCGTTCTGAACGTGCTGACGGGCCCTGTGTTCGATCACGATGGCGACACTTTTGCTGACGACTTGTTTACTGTCAG GAACCCCATCGGAGGCTTGGCTCTACCGACCCACAAGTTCCTGGTCGTAAGTCGGTGCATCGTGTGGGTGCGGCACATGAAGGACTGTCCCCCTGTTTACGTGGACGCCCTGGCCTTCGTCTACCCTCAGACCACCGCCGTCTCCAACTGTCTG AGCTCCGAGCAGTACGCCAGGAAATACAGCGCCTCGGTACAGGACGTCGAGAAGATCACGGGCCTGAGCCTCTTCCCCAGCTTCAGTTACAAGGACCAGGTCAGGCTCCAGGTCAGGGTCCACTCGAACATCTGGGGTCGGGAGTCTTGGAGCAATAGACTCTTTTCAGACGTCTTCGGTACTTTCTTGTAg
- the LOC113814307 gene encoding venom phosphodiesterase 2 isoform X3: MDSKVLLVAAALNIGLVLPQYVYRKPTQPTLCPPTFDKHPLILVSMDGFKPEYLSRGRTPTIQALANRGVRSPYMKPSFPTATIPNHYTIATGMYPPSHGIVANKFYDPVFGTEFRIGVAPESFKKRYWGGEPIWKTAENQGVRAGTYYWPGSEVDGNQPSYWFRYNESVPFESRVEQVLAWLDLPPAQRPQFMTLYMHEPDRTGHNFGPAAPEVDAMLTRVDSIVRLLVDGLEKRKLFSCTNLIILSDHGMSEAGQDKAVYLDQYIPNLENRTRFWDGVFSRFTPNDGSQTTKTQMLNALSCKRQELRVYDKKDLPVRWHIGNQRRVEDIVLDLNPGYSAGADKTFEADNGDHGYDYFFADMNALFLAHGPSFHRNVEVEAFQNIELYNLMCHLLGVTPAPNNGTWGSLHHLLVNPPPYPITTQEFPPPVMATPHEESLGYGSLKPLCEGDFDKDFEYLEVLKEAEEELPQVFDAHLPFGVPKMGAVRNNVALLTQPNFITAYSPLLKMPLWTSFTVSQPSYGGRRFPWRSDQRLAMSQRSSCYQYLHLLAQGYSQQPLFPPEFNCHEDSSQLPFLMSNAIPQTPRLTQRWQQLLYLVNSWVRNYGVLNVLTGPVFDHDGDTFADDLFTVRNPIGGLALPTHKFLVVSRCIVWVRHMKDCPPVYVDALAFVYPQTTAVSNCLSSEQYARKYSASVQDVEKITGLSLFPSFSYKDQVRLQVRVHSNIWGRESWSNRLFSDVFGTFL; the protein is encoded by the exons ATCCTCGTGTCGATGGACGGGTTCAAGCCAGAGTACCTGAGCCGCGGAAGGACGCCCACCATCCAGGCCCTCGCTAACAGGGGCGTGAGGTCTCCCTACATGAAGCCTTCCTTCCCTACGGCTACGATACCCAATCACTATACGATAGCTACG GGAATGTACCCGCCCTCCCACGGTATCGTCGCCAACAAATTCTACGACCCCGTCTTCGGAACCGAGTTTCGCATCGGCGTCGCCCCAGAGAGCTTCAAGAAACGCTACTGGGGCGGTGAACCCATCTGGAAAACGGCCGAAAACCAG GGCGTGCGCGCGGGGACCTACTACTGGCCTGGTTCGGAGGTGGACGGGAACCAGCCTTCGTACTGGTTCCGCTATAATGAGAGCGTTCCGTTTGAGTCCCGCGTCGAGCAG GTGCTGGCCTGGCTTGACCTCCCCCCTGCACAGCGACCGCAGTTCATGACGCTGTACATGCACGAACCGGACCGAACGGGGCACAACTTCGGTCCTGCGGCTCCTGAG GTCGACGCGATGTTAACCCGCGTGGATTCGATCGTGAGGCTCCTCGTAGACGGATTGGAGAAGCGGAAACTCTTCTCCTGCACGAATCTCATCATCTTATCCGACCACGGGATGTCGGAAGCCGGGCAGGACAAGGCGGTGTATCTGGACCAGTATATTCCGAATCTCGAGAACCGGACGAGGTTCTGGGACGGCGTCTTCAGCAG GTTCACGCCCAACGACGGGTCTCAGA CCACGAAGACCCAGATGCTGAACGCTCTCTCCTGCAAGAGACAAGAGCTAAGAGTCTACGACAAAAAGGATCTCCCAGTTAG ATGGCACATCGGAAACCAGCGCCGAGTGGAGGACATCGTGCTCGACCTCAACCCAGGCTACAGCGCAGGAGCCGACAAGACGTTCGAGGCCGACAATGGAGATCACGGCTACGATTACTTCTTTGCTgatatgaat GCTCTCTTCTTAGCTCACGGCCCGTCGTTCCATCGCAACGTTGAGGTAGAAGCTTTCCAGAACATCGAACTTTACAACCTCATGTGCCACCTCCTGGGCGTGACACCCGCTCCCAACAACGGCACTTGGGGGTCTCTTCACCACTTGCTCGTTAATCCGCCGCCTTATCCAATTACTACgcag GAATTCCCGCCTCCAGTGATGGCCACGCCCCACGAGGAAAGTTTAGGATACGGTTCCTTGAAGCCCCTTTGCGAGGGGGACTTCGACAAGGACTTCGAGTACCTGGAGGTCCtgaaggaggccgaggaggagcttCCTCAGGTGTTCGATGCTCACCTGCCCTTTGGTGTGCCGAAGATGGGAGCCGTCAGGAACAACGTCGCCTTGCTAACCCAGCCCAACTTTATTACAG cCTATTCCCCCCTCTTGAAAATGCCTCTCTGGACGAGCTTCACCGTCAGCCAACCCAGCTACGGCGGCAGGAGGTTCCCCTGGAGGAGTGACCAGAGGCTGGCGATGAGCCAAAGGTCCTCCTGCTACCAGTACCTGCACCTCCTCGCGCAAGGATACTCCCAGCAGCCCCTCTTTCCGCCAG agtTCAACTGCCACGAGGATTCGAGTCAGCTGCCCTTCCTGATGAGCAACGCCATCCCGCAGACCCCGAGGCTGACGCAGCGGTGGCAGCAGCTCCTGTACCTCGTGAATTCTTGGGTCAGAAATTACGGCGTTCTGAACGTGCTGACGGGCCCTGTGTTCGATCACGATGGCGACACTTTTGCTGACGACTTGTTTACTGTCAG GAACCCCATCGGAGGCTTGGCTCTACCGACCCACAAGTTCCTGGTCGTAAGTCGGTGCATCGTGTGGGTGCGGCACATGAAGGACTGTCCCCCTGTTTACGTGGACGCCCTGGCCTTCGTCTACCCTCAGACCACCGCCGTCTCCAACTGTCTG AGCTCCGAGCAGTACGCCAGGAAATACAGCGCCTCGGTACAGGACGTCGAGAAGATCACGGGCCTGAGCCTCTTCCCCAGCTTCAGTTACAAGGACCAGGTCAGGCTCCAGGTCAGGGTCCACTCGAACATCTGGGGTCGGGAGTCTTGGAGCAATAGACTCTTTTCAGACGTCTTCGGTACTTTCTTGTAg